A stretch of Crossiella cryophila DNA encodes these proteins:
- a CDS encoding Asp23/Gls24 family envelope stress response protein, producing MSTRSTAAVARSARAERVLTGGAGVLAILLGAGALVLGLGWLGTGRAARPVLDPMIRDWLLANRPWVLGAGIALGVLVFVLGLRWVVRSLRPESRPDLRIDGAGPGRVTITAAAFAEAVRTDAARVTGVSRAQARLVGSTERPALRVQLWLAEGTDVRAVWQQLDETVLGRARESLGVDALPTAVRLELDSARRRRVR from the coding sequence ATGAGCACCCGATCCACGGCCGCGGTGGCCCGCTCCGCCCGCGCCGAACGCGTGCTGACCGGCGGCGCCGGGGTGCTCGCGATCCTGCTCGGCGCGGGCGCGCTGGTGCTCGGCCTTGGCTGGCTGGGCACGGGGCGAGCGGCGCGGCCGGTGCTGGACCCGATGATCCGGGACTGGCTGCTGGCCAACCGGCCCTGGGTGCTGGGGGCCGGCATCGCGCTCGGCGTGCTGGTGTTCGTGCTGGGGCTGCGCTGGGTGGTGCGCTCACTGCGGCCCGAATCCCGCCCTGACCTGCGCATCGACGGTGCCGGACCGGGGCGGGTGACGATCACCGCGGCCGCCTTCGCCGAGGCCGTGCGCACCGACGCGGCCAGGGTCACCGGGGTCAGCCGGGCGCAGGCGCGGCTGGTCGGCAGCACCGAGCGGCCCGCGTTGCGGGTGCAGCTGTGGCTGGCCGAGGGCACCGATGTGCGCGCGGTCTGGCAGCAGCTCGACGAGACCGTGCTCGGCCGCGCCAGGGAGTCCCTCGGGGTGGACGCGCTGCCCACCGCGGTGCGCCTGGAACTGGACAGCGCGCGCCGCCGCCGGGTCAGGTGA
- a CDS encoding DUF6286 domain-containing protein — protein sequence MRLIVRLLSTLLGLALAGAGGLLAVEFAWAAWKPGQSALVPWRDWAERLGSVDWTATPTRLVAGGLVLLGLILLWVATGARRRDVRLADPAPEVTVTTSPRSLARLVGTRVRAEDGVHAATVTASRAKVRVRASSRLLAKDELRPKVLEVTRTVVTDLPLPRTPKVSVVVASPKERR from the coding sequence ATGCGGCTGATCGTGCGACTGCTGTCGACCCTGCTCGGGCTGGCCCTGGCCGGCGCGGGCGGGCTGCTCGCGGTCGAATTCGCCTGGGCCGCCTGGAAACCAGGGCAGTCCGCGCTGGTTCCGTGGCGGGACTGGGCGGAGCGGCTGGGTTCGGTGGACTGGACCGCGACGCCGACCCGGCTGGTCGCCGGCGGGCTGGTGCTGCTCGGGCTGATCCTGCTGTGGGTGGCCACCGGCGCGCGGCGGCGTGATGTGCGGCTGGCCGATCCGGCGCCGGAGGTCACCGTGACCACCTCGCCGCGTTCGCTGGCCCGCCTGGTCGGCACCAGGGTGCGGGCCGAGGACGGGGTGCACGCGGCCACCGTGACCGCGTCCAGGGCGAAGGTCCGGGTGCGCGCGTCCAGCCGGTTGCTGGCCAAGGACGAGCTGCGCCCCAAGGTCCTGGAGGTCACCAGGACCGTGGTCACCGATCTGCCGCTGCCGCGCACGCCCAAGGTGTCCGTGGTCGTGGCCTCGCCGAAGGAGCGCCGATGA
- a CDS encoding Asp23/Gls24 family envelope stress response protein, with translation MSQEDPGERGGLSIDPGVLRKVVEHSADGVPGTLRVPRKLAGLGLGEHGSSARITLSGNEIDVRLDLALCYPAPVRSTVDAVRVAVGDEVERITGYRVRVVDVTVSALLPETRARVE, from the coding sequence GTGAGCCAGGAGGATCCGGGCGAGCGCGGCGGGCTGAGCATCGACCCCGGCGTGCTGCGCAAGGTGGTCGAGCACAGCGCCGACGGTGTGCCTGGCACCCTGCGGGTCCCCAGGAAACTGGCCGGGCTCGGGCTCGGCGAGCACGGGTCGAGTGCGCGGATCACCCTGTCCGGCAACGAGATCGACGTGCGACTGGATCTCGCGCTGTGCTACCCGGCCCCGGTTCGGTCCACTGTGGACGCGGTGCGGGTGGCGGTCGGCGACGAGGTCGAGCGGATCACCGGGTACCGGGTGCGCGTGGTCGATGTGACCGTCTCCGCGCTGCTGCCGGAGACCAGGGCGAGGGTGGAGTGA
- a CDS encoding Asp23/Gls24 family envelope stress response protein: MAQSTTAESVPAARGGATPARLADDTSQGKTTISASVVQKIAGISAREISGVHAMGGGVSRAFGALRERIPGGGTSATSGVQVEVGEKQAAIDLDIVVEYGASIVDLAKAVRRNVITAVERMTGLEVIEVNIAVNDIRLPSEDDEGGPDGSRVE, from the coding sequence ATGGCGCAGTCCACCACCGCCGAGTCCGTGCCAGCCGCCCGCGGCGGCGCCACACCGGCCCGGTTGGCCGATGACACGTCGCAGGGCAAGACCACCATCTCCGCCTCGGTGGTGCAGAAGATCGCCGGCATCTCCGCAAGGGAGATCTCCGGGGTGCACGCGATGGGCGGCGGGGTCTCCCGCGCGTTCGGCGCGCTGCGCGAGCGCATCCCCGGCGGCGGCACCTCGGCCACCTCCGGCGTGCAGGTGGAGGTCGGTGAGAAGCAGGCCGCGATCGACCTGGACATCGTGGTCGAGTACGGCGCCTCCATCGTGGACCTGGCCAAGGCGGTGCGCCGCAACGTGATCACCGCGGTGGAGCGGATGACCGGCCTCGAGGTGATCGAGGTCAACATCGCGGTCAACGACATCCGGCTGCCCAGCGAGGACGACGAGGGCGGTCCGGACGGCTCGCGGGTCGAGTGA
- a CDS encoding anti-sigma factor family protein yields the protein MTGADAVLPCGRLRGDLLALVVDGELEPADTELATHARDCPHCQAELGALDGRWGAVRAAAQAPVPVPDGLAARMLAGVRGLRGTFSAADAELDQGDGRLTVSARAVLTLARQFAVDAVHELPGVHLRGLTGDGAAITVAISVRYGVAADLTALRLRQTLRSRLAGSLDAAAPEVIVEVVDVLPPRPGIGLPQFE from the coding sequence ATGACCGGAGCTGACGCGGTCCTGCCGTGCGGCCGTCTGCGCGGCGACCTCCTCGCGCTGGTCGTCGACGGCGAACTGGAACCCGCCGACACCGAACTGGCCACGCACGCCAGGGACTGCCCGCACTGCCAGGCCGAACTCGGCGCGCTGGACGGCCGCTGGGGCGCGGTCCGGGCCGCCGCCCAGGCGCCGGTGCCGGTGCCGGACGGGCTGGCCGCGCGGATGCTGGCCGGGGTGCGCGGACTGCGCGGCACCTTCTCCGCCGCCGACGCCGAACTCGACCAGGGCGACGGGCGGCTCACCGTCTCCGCCCGCGCGGTGCTGACCCTGGCCCGCCAGTTCGCGGTGGACGCGGTGCACGAGCTGCCGGGGGTGCACCTGCGCGGGCTGACCGGCGACGGCGCGGCGATCACGGTGGCCATCTCGGTGCGCTACGGCGTGGCCGCCGACCTCACCGCGCTGCGACTGCGGCAGACCCTGCGGTCCCGGCTGGCCGGTTCGCTCGACGCGGCCGCGCCGGAGGTGATCGTCGAGGTGGTGGACGTGCTGCCACCCCGACCGGGTATCGGACTTCCCCAGTTCGAGTGA
- a CDS encoding sigma-70 family RNA polymerase sigma factor yields the protein MTRADTELLAAAARGDDAAFDDLVRRHTTRMYRIALRIVGDPAEAEDVVQDAWVSAWRGLAKFRGEAAPTTWLFRVVTNTALAHLRRRQPTVPLDGTAEPVMTDVAADPERAALRNEQTDLVLRAIATLEPSQRVPLVLRELEELSYEEVAEVLDVPVPTLRSRLYRARVALLAKLEELR from the coding sequence GTGACCAGGGCAGACACCGAACTGCTGGCCGCGGCGGCCCGTGGCGACGACGCCGCCTTCGACGATCTGGTCCGGCGGCACACCACCCGGATGTACCGGATCGCGTTGCGCATCGTCGGCGATCCGGCCGAGGCCGAGGACGTGGTGCAGGACGCCTGGGTCTCGGCCTGGCGGGGGCTGGCCAAGTTCCGTGGCGAGGCCGCGCCGACCACCTGGCTGTTCCGGGTCGTCACCAACACCGCCCTGGCCCACCTGCGCAGACGCCAGCCGACCGTACCGCTGGATGGCACCGCCGAGCCGGTGATGACCGATGTGGCCGCCGATCCGGAGCGGGCCGCGCTGCGCAACGAGCAGACCGACCTGGTGCTGCGCGCCATCGCCACCCTGGAACCCAGCCAGCGGGTGCCGCTGGTGCTGCGTGAGCTGGAGGAACTCAGTTACGAGGAGGTCGCCGAAGTCCTGGACGTGCCGGTGCCGACATTGCGCTCGCGCCTCTACCGGGCCAGGGTGGCCTTGCTCGCCAAGTTGGAGGAACTGCGATGA
- a CDS encoding pyrimidine reductase family protein, whose translation MDWLWPSDSPAVATPADARGLEARYAYPEDLARPWVRVNFVSSVDGAVTVDGRSRGLGTELDKEIFLLSRDLADVILVGLRTALIEGYAGAKPGPERQARRARHGLSPTPPIALVTASCALEPDSPLLTDTRVPPLVFTCASAPAARRRAVAGAGAEVVLTGEDEVDLARVLAELDERGMRRVDCEGGPTLFGSMIAADLVDELCLTVSPLLAAGDAARIAHGAHPDRPLPLRLVSVLHEEHALFLRYLRDLP comes from the coding sequence GTGGATTGGCTCTGGCCCTCGGACTCCCCCGCCGTCGCGACCCCCGCGGACGCGCGCGGGCTGGAAGCGCGTTACGCCTACCCCGAGGACCTGGCGCGGCCCTGGGTCCGGGTCAACTTCGTGTCCAGTGTGGACGGTGCGGTGACCGTGGACGGGCGGTCGCGCGGGCTGGGCACCGAGCTGGACAAGGAGATCTTCCTGCTGTCCAGGGATCTGGCCGATGTCATCCTGGTCGGGCTGCGCACCGCGCTGATCGAGGGCTACGCGGGAGCCAAACCGGGGCCGGAGCGGCAGGCGCGGCGGGCCCGGCACGGACTGTCGCCGACGCCGCCGATCGCGCTGGTCACCGCCAGTTGCGCGCTGGAGCCGGACTCGCCGTTGCTCACCGACACCCGGGTGCCGCCGCTGGTGTTCACCTGCGCGAGCGCGCCGGCGGCCCGGCGCCGGGCGGTGGCCGGGGCTGGGGCCGAGGTGGTGCTCACCGGCGAGGACGAGGTGGATCTGGCGCGGGTGCTCGCCGAGCTGGACGAACGCGGGATGCGGCGGGTGGACTGCGAGGGTGGGCCGACGTTGTTCGGCTCGATGATCGCCGCGGACCTGGTGGACGAGCTGTGCCTGACCGTCTCGCCGCTGCTGGCCGCGGGCGACGCGGCCCGGATCGCGCACGGGGCGCACCCGGACCGGCCACTGCCGCTACGGCTGGTCTCGGTGCTGCACGAGGAGCACGCATTGTTCCTGCGCTACCTGCGGGACCTACCGTGA
- a CDS encoding TauD/TfdA family dioxygenase — MISDSALRSTGYALLAAEPGEVSDEAARNRVERALGELAEPIVVFAGIGRWREIGVRTDRAPERSEGVGASPLHLDFVNAHNPPDLVGLCCHRPDPRGGGVTVLAPAAAAENLSARDRRLLRRREFRDGRVENLINIGLDVNPFAVLDHDPHWPFRYTHHLRHPEPEVQTALDHLAAELAACRILLPLRAGQAVLIDQHRWVHGKTPLGPGQRELRPDRRRLLGQIFGRGHDNPYRERAT, encoded by the coding sequence GTGATCAGTGACTCGGCACTGCGCTCGACCGGATACGCGCTGCTGGCGGCCGAACCTGGCGAAGTCTCCGACGAGGCCGCCCGGAATCGGGTCGAGCGCGCACTGGGTGAACTGGCCGAACCGATAGTGGTCTTCGCCGGGATCGGCCGGTGGCGGGAGATCGGCGTGCGGACCGATCGGGCGCCGGAACGTTCCGAGGGCGTCGGCGCCTCCCCGCTGCACCTGGACTTCGTCAACGCGCACAACCCGCCAGACCTGGTCGGGCTCTGCTGCCACCGGCCGGACCCTCGGGGCGGCGGCGTGACCGTGCTCGCCCCGGCCGCGGCCGCCGAGAATCTCTCCGCCAGGGACCGGCGGCTGCTGCGGCGCCGGGAGTTCCGGGACGGGCGGGTGGAGAACCTGATCAATATCGGGCTGGACGTGAATCCGTTCGCGGTGCTCGACCACGACCCGCACTGGCCGTTCCGCTACACCCACCACCTCCGGCACCCGGAGCCCGAGGTGCAGACGGCGCTGGACCACCTGGCCGCCGAACTGGCCGCGTGCCGGATCCTGCTGCCGCTGCGCGCCGGGCAGGCCGTGCTGATCGACCAGCACCGCTGGGTGCACGGCAAGACACCGCTCGGGCCGGGCCAGCGGGAGCTACGCCCGGACCGCCGCAGGCTGCTGGGCCAGATCTTCGGCCGTGGCCACGACAACCCCTACCGAGAAAGAGCGACATGA
- a CDS encoding YdcF family protein: protein MSDLSPQDRRDIELLWEFHLLDSGEVTADLLLVLGSHDLRVAEHAAGLYLDRAAPLAVVTGGAGKVTGGQWQETEAVRYARTMRARGVPADRVLLEENSTNTGDNFDYSRKLVAEHGLSPASGIIVCKPYMARRALATAAVRWPELHWSARPPLGTAWAYPSAETPLDRMINLMVGDLQRLRLYAVRGFQSPVEIPEPVWQAYERLAAGGFDQFVIRD from the coding sequence ATGAGCGATCTCAGCCCGCAGGACCGTCGGGACATCGAGTTGCTGTGGGAGTTCCACCTGCTCGACTCCGGCGAGGTCACCGCCGACCTGCTGCTGGTCCTGGGCAGCCACGACCTCCGGGTCGCCGAGCACGCCGCCGGGCTGTACCTGGACCGCGCCGCGCCGCTGGCGGTGGTCACCGGCGGGGCGGGCAAGGTCACCGGCGGGCAGTGGCAGGAGACCGAGGCGGTGCGGTACGCGCGGACGATGCGGGCGCGGGGGGTGCCGGCCGACCGGGTCCTGCTCGAGGAGAACTCGACGAACACCGGCGACAACTTCGACTACTCGCGGAAGCTGGTGGCCGAGCACGGGCTCAGCCCGGCAAGCGGCATCATCGTGTGCAAGCCGTACATGGCCCGCAGGGCGCTGGCCACCGCGGCGGTGCGCTGGCCCGAGCTGCACTGGTCGGCCCGGCCGCCGCTGGGGACGGCCTGGGCGTATCCGAGCGCGGAGACCCCGTTGGACCGCATGATCAACCTCATGGTCGGGGACCTGCAACGACTCCGGCTGTACGCGGTGCGGGGCTTCCAGTCGCCGGTGGAGATCCCGGAACCGGTGTGGCAGGCCTACGAACGGCTGGCGGCAGGCGGGTTCGACCAGTTCGTCATCCGCGACTAG
- the zapE gene encoding cell division protein ZapE, with amino-acid sequence MSSARLVDRRPEIDPADLVAAMVPPPRFDAVRFETYLPNPEEPSQAAAVEAGQAFCGRVLVGPPRKSWIGGLFGGKPAVVAKPGLYLDGGFGVGKTHLLASVWHAVPGPKAYGTFVELTHLVGALGFAGAVRSLSGHRLLAIDEFELDDPGDTTMVTRLLQELTSAGVFVTATSNTLPDKLGEGRFAAEEFLREIQAMSAKFTVVRVDGPDYRHRGLPPAPDPVAPSELDALAAARPGSTVDDFGDLCAHLATLHPSRYGRLLDGVSAVHLRGLHAVPDQDVALRVVVLADRMYDRAIPVVVSGQPLSELFTAEMLRGGYRKKYLRAVSRLVALSRDSAAADR; translated from the coding sequence ATGTCGAGCGCGCGCCTGGTCGATCGTCGTCCGGAGATCGACCCGGCTGACCTGGTCGCGGCCATGGTCCCGCCGCCCCGGTTCGACGCGGTGCGGTTCGAGACCTACCTGCCCAACCCGGAGGAGCCCAGCCAGGCCGCCGCGGTCGAGGCCGGGCAGGCATTCTGCGGCCGGGTGCTCGTGGGGCCGCCGCGCAAGTCCTGGATCGGTGGGCTCTTCGGTGGCAAGCCGGCCGTGGTGGCCAAGCCGGGGCTGTACCTGGACGGCGGGTTCGGGGTGGGCAAGACGCACCTGCTCGCCTCGGTGTGGCACGCGGTGCCGGGGCCCAAGGCCTACGGCACCTTCGTCGAACTCACCCACCTGGTGGGCGCGCTCGGGTTCGCCGGGGCGGTGCGCAGCCTGTCCGGGCACCGGCTGCTGGCCATCGACGAGTTCGAGCTGGACGATCCCGGCGACACCACCATGGTCACCCGGCTGCTCCAGGAGCTGACCAGCGCCGGGGTGTTCGTGACGGCCACCTCCAACACGTTGCCGGACAAGCTCGGCGAGGGCCGCTTCGCCGCCGAGGAGTTCCTGCGCGAGATCCAGGCCATGTCGGCCAAGTTCACCGTGGTGCGGGTGGACGGCCCGGACTACCGGCACCGCGGCCTGCCGCCCGCGCCGGATCCGGTCGCCCCGAGCGAACTCGACGCGCTGGCCGCGGCCCGGCCGGGGTCCACTGTGGACGATTTCGGTGATCTCTGCGCGCACCTGGCCACGCTGCACCCGTCCCGCTACGGGCGGCTGCTGGACGGGGTCAGCGCGGTGCACCTGCGCGGGCTGCACGCGGTGCCGGACCAGGACGTGGCGCTGCGGGTGGTGGTGCTGGCCGACCGGATGTACGACCGGGCGATCCCGGTGGTGGTGTCAGGGCAGCCGCTCTCCGAGCTGTTCACCGCGGAGATGCTGCGTGGCGGTTACCGCAAGAAGTACCTGCGCGCGGTGTCCCGGCTGGTCGCCCTTTCGCGCGATTCCGCGGCCGCGGACCGGTAA
- a CDS encoding ABC-F family ATP-binding cassette domain-containing protein yields the protein MGYLEAGGLSCVLPDGRELFAEVSVKVSAGQVVALVGANGAGKTTLLRILSGELKPVDGSVSHQGGLAVMPQFVGSVRDDRTVRDLLLAVAPEPIKAAAAELDDVELKLMDTDDEPTQMRYAAALVAWGEAGGYEAEVLWDTVTVAALGVPFDRARFRGVKTLSGGEQKRLVLEVLLRGREQVLLLDEPDNYLDVPGKRWLEQRLSTSDKAILLVSHDRELLAEAATHVVTVEGHSAWTHSGSFRTWHAAREHRWDRIAELHRRWEEKHQQLKDLVRMLQQKAEYNDGMSSQYHAAQTRLRKFEEAGPPPELPRNETLTPRLRGGRTGLRAITCTGLELTGLMQPFDTEIFFGDRVAVLGSNGSGKSHFLRLLNEDPSVVHSGVCKLGARVRPGLFAQTHDHPEWLGRTLVELLWTGEDERAGLDRGKAMSALRRYGLHTSGDQRFETLSGGQQARFQILLLELSGATLLLLDEPTDNLDLTSAEALQEALEQFYGTVVTVTHDRWFAASFDRFLIFRADGEVAESDTPVWDETRVRRAR from the coding sequence GTGGGTTATCTGGAGGCCGGCGGCCTGTCCTGTGTGCTCCCGGACGGGCGCGAGTTGTTCGCCGAGGTGTCGGTGAAGGTCAGCGCCGGGCAGGTGGTCGCGCTGGTGGGCGCCAACGGCGCGGGCAAGACCACCCTGTTGCGCATCCTCAGCGGTGAGCTGAAGCCGGTGGACGGCAGTGTGTCGCACCAGGGCGGGCTGGCGGTGATGCCGCAGTTCGTCGGGTCGGTGCGCGATGACCGCACGGTCCGGGACCTGCTGCTGGCGGTCGCGCCGGAGCCGATCAAGGCCGCCGCGGCCGAACTCGACGACGTCGAGCTGAAGCTGATGGACACCGACGACGAACCCACCCAGATGCGCTACGCCGCCGCGCTGGTCGCCTGGGGCGAGGCCGGTGGCTACGAGGCCGAGGTGCTGTGGGACACCGTCACGGTGGCCGCGCTGGGCGTGCCGTTCGACCGGGCGCGCTTCCGCGGCGTGAAGACCCTCTCCGGCGGTGAGCAGAAACGCCTGGTGCTGGAGGTGCTGCTGCGCGGCCGGGAACAGGTGCTGCTGCTCGACGAGCCGGACAACTACCTGGACGTGCCCGGCAAGCGCTGGCTGGAACAGCGACTGTCCACTTCGGACAAGGCGATCCTGTTGGTGAGCCACGATCGGGAGCTGCTGGCCGAGGCGGCCACGCACGTGGTCACCGTGGAGGGGCATTCGGCCTGGACGCACAGCGGCAGCTTCCGCACCTGGCACGCCGCCCGCGAGCACCGCTGGGACCGGATCGCCGAACTGCACCGCCGCTGGGAGGAGAAGCACCAGCAGCTCAAGGACCTGGTCCGGATGTTGCAGCAGAAGGCCGAGTACAACGACGGCATGTCCTCCCAGTACCACGCGGCCCAGACCAGGCTGCGCAAGTTCGAGGAGGCAGGCCCGCCGCCGGAGCTGCCGCGCAACGAGACGCTCACCCCGCGGCTGCGCGGCGGCCGCACCGGCCTGCGCGCGATCACCTGTACCGGCCTGGAGCTGACCGGGCTGATGCAGCCCTTCGACACCGAGATCTTCTTCGGCGACCGGGTGGCGGTGCTGGGCTCCAACGGCTCCGGCAAGAGCCATTTCCTGCGGCTGCTCAACGAGGATCCCTCGGTCGTCCACAGTGGAGTGTGCAAGCTCGGCGCCAGGGTGCGGCCGGGATTGTTCGCGCAGACCCATGACCACCCGGAGTGGCTGGGCCGCACCCTGGTCGAGCTGTTGTGGACCGGTGAGGACGAGCGGGCCGGGCTGGACCGGGGCAAGGCCATGTCGGCGTTGCGCCGCTACGGCCTGCACACCAGCGGCGACCAGCGCTTCGAGACCCTCTCCGGCGGCCAGCAGGCCCGCTTCCAGATCCTGCTGCTGGAACTGTCCGGCGCCACCCTGCTGCTGCTGGACGAGCCGACCGACAACCTCGACCTGACCTCGGCCGAGGCGTTGCAGGAAGCCCTGGAACAGTTCTACGGCACCGTGGTCACGGTCACCCACGACCGCTGGTTCGCGGCCAGCTTCGACCGGTTCCTGATCTTCCGCGCGGACGGCGAGGTGGCCGAGTCGGACACGCCGGTGTGGGACGAGACCAGGGTGCGGCGGGCTCGCTGA
- a CDS encoding DUF2252 domain-containing protein, with protein MDRGENAVSHAWVKPSEVFARGRALREAVRPKLHDHAALGADRPGAVEFVQASNAPRLQELVPLRVGRMLASPFAFFRGAAELMAADLAATPASGITAQICGDAHAANFGLFGTNEGRIVMDINDFDETAPGPWEWDLKRLAVSLVLAGREGGVDEDGCAKAAEDAVRAYRKTMNRLAELPFLESWNALADASTISKVKADELLDDFEKASKKARKNTSRKVAAKWTRQVERDHWRFVEELPVLRHVSEPTAAAVAASLDSYVSTLRETRRNLIRRYSVADVAFRVVGTGSVGLRNYLVLLHGNEDDALVLQVKQANPSCLSKYLDLPAHEHDGKRVVEGARLVQAETDILLGWTTVDGRHYIVRQFRNMKGDIDPTALRKDHLDDYGRLAGALLARAHCRSADPRLIAGYCGEDEELDEAVTRYAVRYADATEADHAALTAAVQRGELAAEIEDRD; from the coding sequence GTGGATAGGGGAGAGAACGCGGTGTCGCACGCCTGGGTCAAGCCGAGTGAGGTCTTCGCGCGCGGTCGTGCGCTGCGCGAGGCGGTAAGACCGAAACTGCACGACCACGCCGCGCTGGGCGCGGACCGGCCGGGGGCGGTGGAGTTCGTGCAGGCCAGCAACGCGCCCCGGCTCCAGGAGCTGGTGCCGCTGCGGGTGGGGCGGATGCTGGCCTCGCCGTTCGCCTTCTTCCGCGGCGCGGCCGAACTGATGGCCGCCGACCTGGCCGCCACCCCGGCCAGCGGGATCACCGCGCAGATCTGCGGGGACGCGCACGCGGCCAACTTCGGGCTGTTCGGCACCAACGAGGGCCGGATCGTCATGGACATCAACGACTTCGACGAGACCGCGCCCGGCCCGTGGGAGTGGGACCTCAAGCGGCTGGCGGTCAGCCTGGTGCTGGCCGGCCGGGAGGGCGGGGTCGACGAGGACGGCTGCGCCAAGGCCGCCGAGGACGCGGTGCGCGCCTACCGCAAGACCATGAACCGGCTGGCCGAACTGCCGTTCCTGGAGTCCTGGAACGCCCTCGCGGACGCCTCCACCATCAGCAAGGTCAAGGCGGACGAGCTGCTGGACGACTTCGAGAAGGCGTCCAAGAAGGCCCGCAAGAACACCAGCCGCAAGGTCGCGGCCAAGTGGACCAGGCAGGTCGAACGGGACCACTGGCGGTTCGTGGAGGAGCTGCCGGTGCTCCGGCACGTCAGCGAACCCACCGCGGCGGCCGTCGCGGCCAGCCTGGACTCCTACGTGAGCACGCTGCGCGAGACCCGGCGCAACCTGATCCGCCGCTACAGCGTGGCCGACGTGGCCTTCCGGGTGGTCGGCACCGGCAGCGTGGGCCTGCGCAACTACCTGGTCCTGTTGCACGGCAACGAGGACGACGCGCTGGTGCTCCAGGTCAAGCAGGCCAACCCGTCCTGCCTGAGCAAGTACCTGGACCTGCCCGCGCACGAGCACGACGGCAAGCGGGTGGTCGAGGGGGCCAGGCTGGTGCAGGCCGAGACGGACATCCTGCTCGGCTGGACCACGGTGGACGGGCGGCACTACATCGTGCGCCAGTTCCGCAACATGAAGGGCGACATCGACCCGACCGCGCTGCGCAAGGACCACCTCGACGACTACGGCAGGCTGGCTGGCGCGCTGCTGGCCCGCGCGCACTGCCGCTCCGCCGATCCCCGGCTGATCGCGGGCTACTGCGGTGAGGACGAGGAACTCGACGAGGCGGTGACCCGGTACGCGGTCCGCTACGCCGACGCCACCGAGGCCGACCACGCCGCGCTCACCGCCGCGGTCCAGCGCGGTGAGCTGGCCGCCGAGATCGAGGACCGGGACTGA
- a CDS encoding helix-turn-helix domain-containing protein, producing MPPRTALRLRRAHLEREWARCVADRAPGAATAVAPEVTQSWARALPAVSPARDSAPSADARWQDSPLREPVLACAAELRGIAEDAGYVAAVADAQGTILWTFGGRVMRGRAERVNFAVGGRWSEAAMGTNALSLALDHDRPASCFSAEHLVQALHGWVCYSAPVHAPNGKVLGVLDLSTTWDRSHPLAMPTVRGLVSALEGRLAESPLDLAPAGWSLHCLGRGELLDGGAPVPLRPRQLEILTLLTLHPDGRTPELLQEALYADRPVQRGTLKAEVSHLRRALRGGLTTRSYHLSTPVRSDARAVLDALSARDLGTALAHYRGPLLPESESPGIREWREVIEVALREAVLQSPQPDHVLAYLSRHPYDIQVHQHALARLDPADARRGVVLARLRKLLPG from the coding sequence ATGCCGCCGCGGACCGCCCTGCGCCTGCGCCGGGCCCACCTGGAGCGGGAATGGGCCCGCTGCGTGGCCGACCGCGCACCCGGCGCGGCCACCGCGGTCGCCCCCGAGGTCACCCAGTCCTGGGCCAGGGCACTGCCCGCGGTGAGCCCGGCCCGCGACAGCGCACCCAGCGCGGATGCCCGCTGGCAGGACTCGCCGCTGCGGGAACCGGTGCTGGCCTGCGCGGCCGAACTGCGTGGCATCGCCGAGGACGCCGGGTACGTGGCCGCGGTGGCCGATGCCCAGGGCACCATCCTGTGGACCTTCGGCGGCCGGGTGATGCGTGGCCGGGCGGAACGGGTCAACTTCGCCGTCGGCGGCCGCTGGTCGGAGGCCGCGATGGGCACCAACGCGCTCTCCCTCGCCCTGGACCACGACCGCCCGGCGAGCTGTTTCTCGGCCGAACACCTGGTCCAGGCCCTGCACGGCTGGGTCTGCTACTCGGCCCCGGTGCACGCGCCCAACGGCAAGGTGCTCGGCGTGCTCGACCTCTCCACCACCTGGGACCGCTCGCACCCGCTGGCCATGCCCACGGTCCGCGGCCTGGTCAGCGCGCTGGAGGGCAGGCTGGCCGAGTCGCCGCTGGACCTGGCGCCCGCGGGCTGGTCACTGCACTGCCTCGGCCGCGGCGAACTGCTCGACGGCGGTGCGCCGGTGCCGTTGCGCCCGCGTCAGCTGGAGATCCTCACCCTGCTGACCCTGCACCCCGACGGCCGCACCCCTGAGCTGCTCCAGGAGGCCCTCTACGCCGACCGACCGGTGCAGCGCGGCACGCTCAAGGCCGAGGTCAGCCACCTGCGCCGGGCCTTGCGCGGCGGTCTCACCACCCGCAGCTACCACCTGAGCACGCCGGTCCGCTCCGATGCCCGCGCGGTGCTGGACGCGTTGTCCGCCCGCGATCTGGGCACCGCGCTGGCGCACTACCGAGGTCCGCTGCTGCCGGAGTCGGAGAGCCCTGGCATCCGGGAGTGGCGGGAGGTCATCGAGGTGGCGTTGCGGGAGGCGGTTCTCCAGTCACCGCAACCTGATCATGTGCTGGCGTACCTGTCCCGGCATCCGTACGACATCCAGGTCCACCAGCACGCGCTGGCCCGGCTGGACCCGGCCGATGCCCGGCGAGGGGTGGTGCTGGCCCGGCTGCGGAAGCTGCTGCCGGGCTGA